The following proteins are encoded in a genomic region of Corynebacterium atypicum:
- a CDS encoding Rv2732c family membrane protein, giving the protein MTSHANRPEDTAGDTQPTAAQLAGQERLAARTVELGSWFYVLLACLLIYVVSLFLPQVTGVKGWQVLVLSRAAEAGGVKLTEYVLAWLCFLGVGVGTAITLATRRTVAALVSWMLTTVGVAFALLATWLRMQRPAAEEAITAEVGTMLMIGVVVVACAAYSMTALRRSPEQKRIARARAQVKDQDPVAQAQRESGAVLTSDAENPLLVDDRRARSQQRAQRRQAEREAAQRAVEDSEES; this is encoded by the coding sequence ATGACCTCTCACGCGAACCGGCCCGAAGACACGGCCGGAGACACACAGCCCACCGCGGCGCAGCTGGCCGGGCAAGAGCGGCTGGCCGCGCGCACTGTGGAGCTGGGATCGTGGTTCTATGTGTTGCTCGCCTGCTTGCTGATCTACGTGGTCTCGCTCTTTTTGCCGCAGGTCACCGGCGTCAAAGGGTGGCAGGTGCTGGTCTTGAGCCGGGCCGCCGAGGCCGGCGGGGTGAAACTGACTGAGTACGTCTTGGCCTGGCTGTGCTTCCTCGGGGTGGGCGTGGGCACGGCGATCACGTTGGCCACCCGCCGCACTGTGGCGGCGCTGGTCTCATGGATGCTCACCACCGTCGGGGTGGCCTTCGCCCTGTTGGCCACGTGGCTGAGGATGCAGCGCCCGGCCGCGGAAGAGGCGATCACAGCCGAGGTCGGCACGATGCTCATGATTGGGGTGGTTGTGGTCGCCTGCGCGGCTTACTCGATGACCGCGTTGCGCCGCTCCCCGGAGCAAAAGCGCATTGCACGCGCCCGGGCGCAGGTGAAAGACCAAGACCCGGTGGCCCAGGCGCAGCGCGAATCGGGGGCGGTGTTGACCAGCGATGCGGAAAACCCGCTGCTTGTCGACGACCGTCGCGCCCGCTCCCAGCAGCGCGCGCAGCGCCGCCAGGCCGAGCGCGAGGCCGCCCAGCGCGCGGTGGAGGACAGTGAGGAGAGCTAA
- a CDS encoding DUF349 domain-containing protein, whose protein sequence is MSTDSTNRPTPSPDPHSPRRPSPGAMPGRIPRPGTHHSQPAANTPKPAPSAPSAASQPHISSSKATKPEPPEKFGRIDQDGTVIRFDQDGERVVGQWQAGTVADGLAHFALRYQDLATKVAVLGSRLDSHPEDAKSIKKQAQTIREGLGDAAVIGDIAALDHQLVEISHSADAAGERARTEQQRRREAAIARREELIAEAEDIAANSTQWKAAGDRIRGILDEWRTIRGIDRATDDALWRRYARARDAFHRRRGAHFAQLDKERAAERRTKEELVERAEALQDSTNWRDTARDFRELMQEWKAAGRAPRDVDDKLWARFRAAQDHFFDARRAVEAEKDREFEANAEAKRQLIAEYQPLITPEKNLRQACAHLAQLQEKWDEIGFVPRGEKDELEAQIAGIEKRVSEAENAQWRHTDPRVHARVDQFRQRAADFERQAAQARENGQEKKAVELEAQASQWSSWAQTAAQAAEDR, encoded by the coding sequence ATGAGCACCGACTCGACGAACCGTCCCACCCCCTCGCCGGACCCCCACTCCCCGCGTCGCCCCAGCCCCGGCGCGATGCCCGGCCGGATACCGCGGCCCGGCACACATCACAGCCAGCCGGCAGCTAACACACCGAAGCCCGCGCCTAGCGCCCCCTCCGCGGCCTCGCAGCCACACATATCCAGCTCGAAGGCCACCAAGCCCGAGCCTCCGGAGAAATTCGGGCGCATCGACCAAGACGGCACCGTGATCCGGTTTGATCAGGACGGAGAACGCGTGGTGGGCCAGTGGCAGGCCGGGACCGTCGCAGACGGACTCGCCCACTTCGCCCTGCGATACCAGGATCTTGCCACCAAGGTAGCTGTTCTGGGCTCCCGGTTGGACAGCCACCCCGAAGACGCCAAGAGCATCAAAAAGCAGGCCCAGACCATCCGCGAGGGGCTTGGTGACGCCGCAGTGATTGGCGATATCGCCGCGCTCGACCACCAGCTGGTCGAGATCTCCCACAGTGCCGACGCCGCGGGCGAGCGGGCCCGCACCGAGCAGCAGCGGCGCCGCGAGGCGGCCATAGCCCGGCGCGAAGAGCTCATCGCCGAGGCCGAGGACATCGCCGCGAACTCGACGCAGTGGAAAGCGGCAGGCGACCGCATCCGGGGCATCCTCGACGAGTGGCGGACGATCCGGGGCATCGACCGAGCCACCGACGACGCCCTCTGGCGGCGCTACGCCCGCGCCCGCGACGCCTTCCACCGCCGCCGCGGGGCCCACTTCGCGCAGCTGGACAAGGAGCGCGCCGCCGAGCGGCGCACCAAGGAGGAGCTGGTCGAGCGCGCCGAGGCGCTCCAGGATTCCACGAACTGGCGGGACACGGCGCGCGACTTCCGCGAGCTGATGCAAGAGTGGAAGGCCGCCGGGCGAGCTCCCCGCGACGTAGACGACAAACTGTGGGCCCGCTTCCGCGCCGCGCAGGATCACTTCTTTGACGCCCGGCGCGCCGTCGAGGCCGAAAAGGACCGCGAGTTCGAGGCGAACGCCGAAGCGAAACGCCAGCTCATAGCCGAGTACCAGCCGCTGATTACCCCCGAAAAGAACCTCCGCCAGGCCTGCGCACACCTCGCTCAACTGCAGGAGAAGTGGGACGAGATTGGCTTCGTGCCGCGCGGCGAGAAGGACGAGCTAGAGGCCCAGATCGCCGGGATTGAAAAGCGGGTCTCGGAGGCGGAAAACGCCCAGTGGCGCCACACCGATCCGCGCGTGCACGCGCGCGTCGACCAGTTCCGCCAACGCGCCGCCGACTTCGAGCGCCAGGCCGCGCAAGCCCGCGAGAACGGCCAGGAGAAGAAGGCCGTGGAGCTCGAGGCGCAGGCCAGCCAATGGTCGAGCTGGGCGCAGACGGCCGCCCAAGCGGCCGAGGACCGCTAG
- the dapF gene encoding diaminopimelate epimerase, which produces MTRVNTRATLTKGHGTENDFLILADPGATRPVSPDEVRRWCDRRAGFGADGLLRVVRTDALVAAGEIDAIPDGAEAGDWFMDYRNADGSLAEMCGNGVRVFAHWLQAQKLVDSARFCVATRAGGRQVTILECDERFATVRVEMGAAEILGRAQADVGNRTLDGLKVDVGNPHLAVVLQSARPEDIAAFPLTSPKVSASDFPQGVNLEVLTPLREGEVSMRVFERGVGETRSCGTGTVAAALAALTAAHARTGEVSVHVPGGTVTVDVQDHGAALTGPSELVGTIDAWI; this is translated from the coding sequence ATGACGCGTGTGAATACGCGCGCGACATTGACCAAAGGCCACGGCACCGAAAACGATTTCCTCATCCTCGCCGATCCCGGCGCTACCCGCCCGGTCAGCCCGGACGAGGTGCGCAGGTGGTGTGACCGCCGTGCCGGCTTTGGCGCTGACGGCCTCCTGCGCGTCGTACGTACTGACGCCCTGGTGGCCGCAGGGGAAATCGACGCCATCCCCGACGGGGCCGAGGCAGGCGACTGGTTCATGGACTACCGCAACGCAGACGGTTCGCTCGCCGAGATGTGCGGCAACGGGGTTCGCGTCTTTGCCCACTGGCTGCAGGCGCAAAAGCTTGTCGACTCGGCGCGATTCTGCGTAGCTACCCGGGCCGGCGGGCGCCAAGTCACGATACTCGAGTGCGATGAGCGTTTCGCCACGGTGCGCGTCGAGATGGGCGCGGCGGAGATCCTCGGCCGGGCGCAGGCGGACGTCGGCAACCGCACCCTCGACGGCCTCAAGGTGGACGTGGGCAACCCGCACTTGGCGGTGGTCCTTCAGTCCGCTCGGCCGGAGGACATCGCGGCGTTTCCGCTGACCAGCCCAAAGGTCAGCGCGAGCGACTTCCCGCAGGGGGTCAACCTCGAAGTGCTCACCCCGCTGCGCGAGGGGGAGGTCAGCATGCGGGTTTTCGAGCGTGGAGTAGGAGAGACCCGCTCGTGCGGCACGGGCACGGTGGCCGCCGCGCTAGCAGCCCTGACCGCCGCCCATGCGCGCACGGGCGAGGTCAGCGTCCACGTACCCGGGGGAACGGTGACTGTCGACGTCCAGGACCACGGCGCCGCGCTTACCGGCCCCTCGGAGCTCGTCGGGACTATTGACGCCTGGATTTAA
- the miaB gene encoding tRNA (N6-isopentenyl adenosine(37)-C2)-methylthiotransferase MiaB — translation MPLSHPAPATPSRDHRTYEVRTFGCQMNVHDSERLAGLLESAGYLPAEGGEPDVVVFNTCAVRENADNRLYGTLGQLKQTKEQHPGMQIAVGGCLAQKDREVVTQRAPWVDVVFGTHNLGSLPVLLERAAHNQKAEVEILDSLEQFPSVLPAKRESAYAGWVSISVGCNNTCTFCIVPQLRGKEADRRPGDILAEVQALVDQGVLEVTLLGQNVNAYGVHFDDPDLQRDRTAFSKLLRACGSIDGLERVRFTSPHPAEFTDDVIDAMAETPNVCPQLHMPLQSGSDRILKAMRRSYRTRKFLGILDKVRAKIPHAAITTDIIVGFPGETEEDFQATLDVVEKARFSSAFTFQYSPRPSTPAAEMAEQVPKEVVQERYERLVALQDRIAAEENARFVGQTVELVVQEHAGRRAGETHRLSGRARDGRLVHFDPAGTDEPVRPGDVVDVVITEAHPFFLVSDARPVAHRRTRAGDMAAAGRTPTTPAVGLGLPPIGQPRR, via the coding sequence ATGCCTTTGAGTCATCCCGCGCCGGCTACGCCCAGCCGCGACCACCGCACCTACGAGGTGCGCACGTTCGGCTGCCAGATGAACGTCCACGATTCCGAGCGGCTCGCGGGGCTTCTGGAATCCGCGGGCTATCTTCCCGCCGAGGGCGGGGAGCCGGACGTGGTGGTGTTCAACACGTGTGCGGTGCGCGAGAACGCCGATAACCGCCTGTACGGCACCCTGGGGCAGCTCAAGCAGACCAAGGAGCAACACCCCGGCATGCAGATTGCGGTGGGCGGGTGTCTGGCGCAGAAGGACCGCGAGGTGGTCACCCAGCGTGCCCCTTGGGTAGACGTGGTGTTTGGTACCCACAACCTGGGCTCGTTGCCGGTGCTGCTGGAACGGGCGGCGCACAACCAGAAGGCCGAGGTTGAGATCCTCGATTCCCTGGAACAGTTCCCCAGCGTGTTGCCCGCGAAGCGGGAATCGGCCTACGCCGGTTGGGTGTCCATCTCGGTCGGTTGCAACAACACGTGCACGTTCTGCATCGTCCCGCAGCTGCGCGGCAAAGAAGCAGACCGGCGCCCCGGCGACATCTTGGCTGAGGTCCAGGCCTTGGTGGATCAGGGAGTACTAGAGGTCACGCTGCTAGGTCAGAACGTCAACGCCTACGGGGTGCACTTTGACGATCCGGACCTGCAGCGCGACCGGACCGCGTTTTCCAAGTTGCTGCGCGCCTGCGGAAGCATTGACGGTTTGGAACGGGTGCGCTTTACCTCGCCCCACCCGGCCGAATTCACCGACGACGTGATCGATGCGATGGCAGAAACACCCAACGTGTGCCCGCAGTTGCACATGCCATTGCAGTCCGGGTCGGACCGGATCCTCAAGGCCATGCGGCGTAGCTACCGGACTCGAAAGTTCCTGGGCATCCTGGATAAGGTGCGGGCGAAGATCCCGCACGCGGCGATCACCACGGACATCATCGTGGGTTTTCCCGGCGAGACCGAAGAGGATTTCCAAGCGACCCTCGACGTGGTGGAAAAGGCGCGGTTTAGCTCGGCGTTTACCTTCCAGTATTCGCCGCGGCCGTCGACGCCGGCCGCGGAGATGGCCGAGCAGGTACCCAAGGAGGTCGTGCAGGAGCGCTACGAGCGGCTGGTGGCGCTGCAGGACCGCATCGCGGCGGAGGAGAACGCCCGGTTTGTCGGCCAGACCGTGGAGCTGGTGGTGCAGGAGCACGCCGGGCGCCGTGCTGGCGAGACGCACCGGCTGTCCGGGAGAGCCCGGGATGGCCGCCTCGTGCACTTCGATCCCGCGGGGACTGATGAGCCGGTGCGCCCGGGCGATGTGGTCGACGTCGTGATCACCGAGGCCCACCCGTTCTTCCTGGTCTCGGACGCCCGCCCGGTGGCTCACCGCCGCACTCGAGCGGGCGACATGGCCGCGGCCGGGCGCACGCCGACCACCCCGGCGGTAGGCCTGGGCTTGCCGCCGATCGGGCAGCCGCGGCGTTAG
- a CDS encoding transporter substrate-binding domain-containing protein — protein MSVVALIRRLIAAAVTVVLLACGLAACTPPKPSRLLAAIEAGTVTVGTKFDPPGLSLRDPDGAMRGFDVDVAAWGIGHIAARNGLPRPRIEWVETASGQREIALKEHRVDMVAATYSITPSARPLSPSPAPTWSPAPRFYSAQVRGPAMALRTRFAWSRDRRRPRTPARSSPRQA, from the coding sequence GTGAGCGTGGTCGCTTTAATCCGACGCCTGATCGCCGCCGCTGTGACGGTGGTCCTCCTCGCCTGCGGGTTAGCCGCCTGCACGCCGCCCAAGCCCAGCAGGCTCCTCGCCGCGATCGAGGCAGGTACGGTGACGGTAGGCACCAAGTTCGACCCGCCGGGGCTGAGCCTGCGCGACCCGGACGGCGCGATGCGCGGGTTCGACGTCGACGTCGCGGCCTGGGGCATCGGGCACATCGCCGCGCGCAACGGCTTGCCGCGCCCGCGCATCGAGTGGGTAGAAACCGCCAGCGGCCAGCGCGAGATCGCCCTCAAGGAGCACCGGGTCGATATGGTGGCGGCGACCTATTCGATCACCCCCAGCGCGCGGCCGCTATCACCTTCGCCGGCCCCTACCTGGTCACCCGCTCCGCGCTTTTATTCCGCTCAAGTAAGGGGGCCGGCGATGGCGCTCCGGACCAGATTTGCGTGGTCGCGGGATCGACGTCGGCCGCGCACGCCAGCGCGGAGTTCACCGAGGCAAGCTTGA
- the hflX gene encoding GTPase HflX, with protein MQRFDLDQSPYGSSGSNGSAGTGEGISVGEMDLAERNAFRRVGREESARHQEQADGYDVEYRKLRLEQVILVGVWTAGTIAEVEAALGELAALAETAGAEVVDMIYQRRDTPDPGTYIGSGKVAELRELVAATGADTVVCDGELSPGQLVALEKELDCKVIDRTMLILDIFAQHAKSKEGKAQVALAQMEYLITRVRGWGQALSRQAGGRAGSNGGVGLRGPGETKIEADRRRLRADMARLRKELQAMTTSRAVKRSRREHSLVPSVAIAGYTNAGKSSLINALTGAGVLVEDALFATLDPTTRRAELADGRALIFTDTVGFVRHLPTQLVEAFKSTLEEVLGADLILHVVDGSDPFPLGQIEAVNTVLADVAEEFGASMPPEILVVNKVDAADPLVLAQLRHALDDAVFVSARTGEGIAELEGRIEMFLNTLDVRVTLVVPFTRGDVVSRIHENGTVLAETYEAAGTRIEARLPRQLADLLHEFTVQPD; from the coding sequence ATGCAACGATTTGACTTGGATCAAAGCCCCTACGGCAGCTCTGGCAGCAACGGCAGCGCTGGTACCGGCGAGGGGATCAGCGTCGGTGAGATGGACCTGGCTGAGCGCAACGCGTTCCGCCGCGTCGGCCGCGAGGAATCCGCCCGGCACCAGGAGCAAGCAGACGGCTACGACGTCGAGTACCGCAAGCTGCGCCTCGAGCAGGTCATCCTCGTCGGGGTGTGGACGGCGGGCACGATCGCCGAGGTAGAAGCCGCCCTCGGCGAGCTCGCCGCGCTGGCCGAGACCGCCGGCGCCGAAGTCGTCGACATGATTTACCAGCGCCGCGACACCCCGGACCCGGGCACCTACATCGGCTCGGGAAAGGTCGCCGAGCTACGCGAGCTCGTCGCCGCCACCGGCGCGGACACCGTCGTCTGCGACGGCGAGCTTTCCCCGGGGCAGCTCGTGGCCCTGGAAAAGGAACTCGACTGCAAGGTCATCGACCGCACGATGCTCATCCTGGACATCTTCGCCCAGCACGCCAAATCCAAAGAAGGCAAGGCGCAGGTGGCGCTCGCGCAAATGGAATACCTCATCACGCGCGTGCGCGGCTGGGGCCAGGCGCTCTCGCGGCAGGCGGGCGGGCGCGCCGGGTCGAACGGCGGCGTCGGGCTGCGCGGGCCCGGCGAAACGAAGATCGAGGCCGATCGCCGGCGCCTGCGCGCGGACATGGCCCGGCTGCGCAAGGAGCTCCAGGCCATGACCACCTCGCGCGCGGTCAAGCGCTCCCGCCGCGAGCATTCGCTGGTGCCCTCGGTGGCGATTGCCGGGTATACCAACGCGGGCAAGTCCTCCCTGATTAACGCGCTGACCGGAGCAGGAGTGTTGGTCGAGGACGCCCTGTTTGCCACCCTCGACCCCACCACCCGGCGCGCAGAGCTCGCCGACGGACGCGCGCTTATCTTCACCGACACGGTGGGCTTTGTTCGCCATCTGCCTACCCAGCTTGTCGAGGCCTTCAAGTCGACGCTAGAAGAGGTCCTGGGCGCAGACCTCATCTTGCACGTTGTCGACGGCTCGGACCCGTTCCCGCTCGGCCAGATCGAGGCGGTCAACACCGTGCTTGCAGACGTCGCAGAGGAGTTTGGCGCGTCCATGCCGCCGGAGATACTCGTGGTCAATAAGGTCGACGCCGCGGACCCCTTGGTGCTAGCCCAGCTGCGTCACGCCCTCGATGACGCGGTGTTCGTCTCCGCACGTACCGGGGAGGGCATCGCAGAGCTCGAGGGCCGCATCGAGATGTTCCTCAACACCCTCGACGTGCGCGTGACGCTCGTCGTGCCGTTCACCCGGGGCGACGTGGTCAGCAGGATCCATGAAAATGGCACGGTGCTAGCCGAGACGTACGAGGCGGCGGGCACCCGCATCGAGGCCCGGCTGCCCAGGCAGCTCGCCGACCTGCTGCACGAATTCACGGTGCAGCCCGACTAG
- a CDS encoding uracil-xanthine permease family protein, translated as MTERTSRTSTPGFGWTLHGDGRHILPGAVVAPEERLSWPRTIGIGMQHVIAMFGATLLVPTITGFPVNTTLLFSGLGTILFLLLTRNRLPSYLGSSFAFIAPLTATQGEGIGVQLGGVLVAGIALALVGFVVQAAGKRVIDAVMPAPVTGAIVALIGLNLAPTAAENFQSQPLVAAVTLGTILVATVAGRGMVARLGILIGVIVGWAFAAVSGGLGEDAAATIAQADWLGVPQLHSPEFKASAILVTLPVIIVLIAENVGHVKAVSEMTGRNLDGLAGRALIADGLATTIAGASGGSGTTTYAENVGVMAATKVYSTAAYWVAACTAIALAFVPKFGALIFTIPAGVLGGATLVLYGLIGMLGIRIWQDNRVDFNNPVNLTAAATALIAGIGNLTLSVGPVELEGIAWGSIGIIVGYPILKWLYVHLGEGQHARFDRAKK; from the coding sequence GTGACTGAGCGAACTTCTAGAACGTCCACCCCCGGCTTCGGCTGGACCCTTCACGGCGACGGCCGGCACATCCTTCCCGGCGCGGTGGTGGCCCCGGAGGAGCGGCTGAGCTGGCCACGCACCATCGGCATCGGCATGCAGCACGTGATCGCCATGTTTGGGGCGACCTTGCTGGTGCCCACAATCACAGGCTTCCCGGTGAACACAACGCTGTTGTTCTCCGGGTTGGGAACGATCCTCTTTTTGCTGCTGACGCGCAACCGGCTGCCCAGCTATCTGGGCAGCTCTTTTGCGTTCATCGCCCCGTTGACGGCCACCCAGGGCGAAGGCATCGGGGTGCAGCTCGGCGGGGTGCTCGTGGCCGGCATTGCGCTGGCGCTCGTCGGCTTCGTGGTGCAGGCCGCGGGCAAGCGGGTTATTGACGCCGTGATGCCTGCCCCGGTGACGGGCGCGATCGTCGCGCTAATTGGGTTGAATTTGGCGCCTACCGCGGCGGAGAATTTCCAGAGCCAGCCGCTGGTGGCGGCGGTTACGCTGGGCACGATCCTGGTGGCCACCGTGGCTGGCAGGGGAATGGTGGCCCGGCTGGGGATCCTCATCGGGGTGATCGTCGGCTGGGCGTTCGCTGCTGTGTCCGGCGGGCTAGGCGAGGACGCCGCGGCCACCATCGCGCAGGCTGACTGGCTGGGGGTGCCGCAGCTGCACAGCCCCGAGTTCAAGGCCTCGGCGATCCTGGTGACGCTGCCGGTGATCATCGTGCTGATCGCGGAGAACGTCGGCCACGTGAAGGCCGTCTCCGAGATGACTGGACGCAACCTGGACGGGCTCGCGGGCCGGGCACTCATCGCGGACGGCCTGGCCACCACCATCGCGGGCGCCTCGGGCGGGTCGGGCACGACGACGTACGCGGAAAACGTGGGAGTGATGGCCGCCACCAAGGTCTATTCGACGGCCGCGTATTGGGTGGCGGCCTGCACCGCGATCGCGCTGGCCTTTGTACCCAAGTTTGGTGCGCTGATCTTCACTATCCCGGCGGGCGTGCTCGGCGGGGCGACCTTGGTGCTCTATGGGCTGATCGGGATGCTCGGGATCCGCATCTGGCAGGACAACCGGGTGGACTTTAACAACCCGGTCAACCTCACCGCGGCTGCCACGGCCCTGATCGCGGGTATCGGCAACCTCACCTTGTCGGTGGGGCCGGTGGAGCTGGAAGGAATCGCGTGGGGGTCCATCGGGATCATCGTCGGGTACCCGATCTTGAAGTGGCTGTACGTGCACCTGGGGGAGGGCCAGCACGCCCGGTTTGACCGCGCCAAGAAGTAG
- a CDS encoding type 2 periplasmic-binding domain-containing protein: MIEYPTYVDCVRALRTGKVSGVVSDAAILSGFAAQQPDRFVITALDQTSDGGDRVERAGDPQRYGIGLPPEDTASVSMVNAALDELIRSGTWQTFADKHLADTALAWPGEPGQAGPA; the protein is encoded by the coding sequence TTGATCGAGTACCCCACCTACGTCGACTGCGTTCGCGCACTGCGCACGGGCAAGGTGAGCGGTGTGGTTTCCGACGCCGCGATCCTTTCCGGGTTCGCCGCGCAGCAACCGGATCGCTTCGTCATCACCGCGCTTGACCAAACGAGCGACGGGGGCGACCGAGTCGAGCGGGCCGGCGATCCGCAGCGCTACGGGATCGGGCTGCCCCCTGAGGACACGGCCAGCGTGTCGATGGTCAACGCCGCGCTCGACGAGCTGATTCGCTCCGGCACCTGGCAGACGTTCGCCGATAAGCACCTGGCCGATACGGCACTGGCCTGGCCAGGCGAGCCGGGTCAAGCCGGGCCGGCCTAA
- a CDS encoding HPr family phosphocarrier protein, which produces MASKTVTVGSAVGLHARPASIVADAAGEYDEDIFLTLVGAEDDEEETDAASSLMIMALGAEKGDQVTVTSENAEAVEAIAALIERDLDAE; this is translated from the coding sequence ATGGCTTCCAAGACCGTGACCGTAGGCTCTGCCGTCGGGCTGCACGCCCGCCCCGCCTCTATCGTCGCCGATGCCGCCGGCGAATACGACGAAGACATCTTCTTGACGTTGGTCGGCGCGGAAGACGACGAGGAAGAAACCGATGCTGCTTCCTCCCTGATGATCATGGCGTTGGGCGCCGAGAAGGGCGACCAGGTAACGGTGACCTCGGAGAACGCCGAGGCCGTCGAGGCGATCGCAGCGCTGATCGAGCGCGATCTCGACGCCGAGTAG
- the miaA gene encoding tRNA (adenosine(37)-N6)-dimethylallyltransferase MiaA, with amino-acid sequence MQELSRPRPIAVVGPTASGKSELGLQLAERLGGEIVNVDSMQLYRGMDIGTAKLPVLERRGIVHHQLDKLAVTEPASVATYQAEAAADVEDIRARGRVPVLVGGSMLYYQALVDNFRFPPTDPAVRARFRGLVDELGTEGAHYELARRDPEAAGVIEAHDARRIVRALEVIELTGKPFAASQPPRNTPPRWGTRIVGLAAAPEWLADRIDARTRGMFAAGLEDEVERLIGQGLVRDSTAGRAIGYAQVLAMRAGEIDREQAVEQTIFGTRRYVRRQRSWFKRDARIAWIDAQQANAARALDALRAASRNP; translated from the coding sequence GTGCAAGAACTTTCGAGACCGCGCCCGATAGCCGTGGTCGGGCCCACGGCCTCCGGCAAGTCGGAGCTCGGGCTTCAGTTAGCCGAGCGCCTCGGCGGAGAGATCGTCAACGTCGACTCGATGCAGCTCTACCGCGGGATGGACATCGGCACCGCGAAGCTGCCCGTCTTAGAACGCCGCGGAATCGTGCACCACCAGCTCGACAAGTTAGCGGTCACCGAGCCCGCCTCCGTTGCCACCTACCAGGCAGAAGCAGCCGCAGACGTCGAGGATATCCGGGCTCGGGGTCGGGTGCCCGTGCTCGTTGGCGGCTCCATGCTGTACTACCAGGCGCTGGTGGACAACTTCCGGTTCCCGCCCACCGACCCGGCAGTGCGAGCCCGCTTTCGCGGGCTCGTCGACGAGCTCGGTACCGAAGGCGCCCACTACGAGCTGGCCCGGCGCGACCCGGAAGCCGCCGGCGTCATCGAGGCCCACGACGCCCGCCGGATTGTGCGCGCCCTCGAGGTCATCGAGCTGACCGGCAAGCCGTTTGCGGCCAGCCAGCCGCCGCGCAATACCCCGCCGCGTTGGGGCACTCGCATCGTCGGGCTGGCCGCCGCACCGGAGTGGCTGGCAGATCGCATCGACGCGCGCACCCGGGGGATGTTCGCCGCCGGGCTCGAAGACGAGGTCGAGCGGCTTATCGGCCAAGGTTTAGTCCGTGACTCCACCGCCGGCAGGGCCATCGGTTACGCTCAGGTGCTCGCCATGCGCGCCGGGGAAATCGACCGCGAGCAAGCGGTTGAGCAGACGATCTTTGGCACCCGCCGCTACGTGCGTCGGCAGCGCTCCTGGTTCAAGCGGGACGCCCGCATCGCCTGGATCGACGCCCAGCAGGCGAATGCGGCCCGTGCCCTCGACGCCCTTCGTGCGGCCTCCCGCAACCCGTAA
- a CDS encoding regulatory protein RecX: MGPDPERYQRALDALAAVASGQPKPLFDAEAEKAKAKARERALKLLDQRARSRAELSRRLAAADFEPELIEAVLDDLAAVRLIDDAAFARQWVEQRRRRRGKSARMLDHELERKGVIAVDRAAALATIDPEEEREQALRLAQKKAGTLSAAPADRRDRDKQLRRIVGVLARRGYPQAMSVELAKQALDERIAELS; this comes from the coding sequence ATGGGGCCCGATCCGGAGCGCTACCAGCGTGCGCTTGACGCCCTCGCGGCGGTAGCCAGCGGGCAGCCCAAGCCTTTGTTCGATGCCGAAGCAGAAAAGGCCAAGGCGAAGGCCCGTGAGCGGGCCTTGAAGCTACTCGACCAGCGAGCCCGCTCGCGCGCGGAACTCTCGCGGCGGCTGGCGGCGGCGGACTTCGAACCGGAGCTCATCGAGGCGGTGCTCGACGATCTCGCCGCCGTGCGGCTGATCGACGACGCCGCGTTTGCTCGGCAGTGGGTCGAGCAACGGCGGCGCCGCCGCGGCAAATCCGCGCGGATGCTGGACCACGAGCTCGAGCGCAAGGGCGTGATTGCGGTCGATCGGGCCGCCGCACTGGCCACTATCGACCCCGAAGAGGAGCGCGAGCAGGCCTTGCGGCTGGCGCAGAAGAAGGCGGGCACGCTTTCCGCCGCCCCGGCCGATCGGAGGGACCGGGATAAGCAGCTGCGCCGCATCGTCGGGGTGCTCGCCAGACGCGGTTACCCCCAGGCGATGTCCGTCGAGCTGGCCAAGCAGGCCCTCGACGAGCGCATCGCAGAGCTATCCTAG